Proteins encoded together in one Thermococcus gammatolerans EJ3 window:
- a CDS encoding nucleotidyltransferase domain-containing protein, whose amino-acid sequence MQGKAWALRIAGVIKRRYPDARVVFFGSRIRGDYLKDSDYDIIVVSKAFRGKHFTRRSSEVLRALWDVGIVGDFEILCYTPEEFERKRKSLGIVREALREGLMV is encoded by the coding sequence TTGCAGGGAAAAGCTTGGGCTCTGAGAATTGCCGGGGTTATAAAGCGGCGCTACCCCGATGCGAGGGTTGTTTTCTTCGGCTCCCGGATAAGGGGGGACTACCTCAAGGACAGTGACTACGACATCATCGTGGTCTCCAAAGCCTTCAGGGGAAAGCACTTCACCAGAAGGTCGAGCGAGGTTCTGAGGGCCCTCTGGGATGTCGGGATCGTCGGGGATTTTGAGATCCTCTGCTATACTCCGGAGGAGTTTGAGAGGAAAAGGAAAAGTCTCGGGATCGTTAGAGAAGCACTGAGAGAGGGATTGATGGTTTAA
- a CDS encoding HEPN domain-containing protein encodes MLRLSKELGVEDEDIIDAVLDLNSEYIVTRYPDAANEVLTRIYNRRMAVEHLEKAKKVIEFCREKLGL; translated from the coding sequence CTGCTGAGGCTTTCTAAGGAGCTCGGCGTTGAAGATGAGGACATCATCGACGCGGTTCTTGACCTGAACTCGGAATACATAGTCACGAGGTATCCAGACGCTGCGAACGAGGTTCTGACAAGGATATACAACAGGAGAATGGCGGTCGAACATCTTGAAAAAGCTAAGAAGGTGATCGAGTTTTGCAGGGAAAAGCTTGGGCTCTGA
- a CDS encoding HEPN domain-containing protein, whose amino-acid sequence MAMRNEARLLWEQALEDLKTAEALIDVKRYYASVFFSQQAAEKALKALYIEVKREFPPKLTVC is encoded by the coding sequence ATGGCCATGAGAAATGAGGCACGTCTCCTATGGGAGCAGGCGCTGGAAGACCTCAAAACAGCCGAAGCACTCATTGATGTGAAGAGATACTACGCGAGCGTGTTCTTTTCCCAACAGGCCGCTGAGAAGGCCCTGAAGGCCCTCTACATTGAGGTCAAGAGGGAGTTTCCCCCAAAACTCACAGTCTGCTGA
- a CDS encoding DUF2103 domain-containing protein, whose product MPKHFRKGVKREHHFLKGLEKPLEEIASIPGVKKVIPGRIYASDSRGFEIKVTRETQTGLKLVAKSDGSVQEVFLVVDKADRESVWRNIETIFREKGLNHLRANNFDGHEK is encoded by the coding sequence ATGCCCAAGCACTTCCGCAAAGGCGTCAAGAGGGAGCACCACTTCCTCAAGGGACTTGAGAAACCGCTCGAAGAAATAGCCTCGATTCCCGGCGTCAAGAAGGTAATCCCTGGGAGGATTTACGCGAGCGATTCCAGGGGCTTTGAGATCAAGGTGACGCGGGAGACTCAGACAGGCCTGAAGCTCGTCGCCAAGAGCGATGGCTCGGTTCAGGAGGTTTTTCTCGTCGTTGACAAGGCCGATAGGGAGAGTGTCTGGAGGAATATAGAGACGATTTTCAGAGAGAAAGGATTAAATCATCTCCGAGCAAATAACTTCGATGGCCATGAGAAATGA
- a CDS encoding UPF0175 family protein — MEELWIVKEFEKVAEVMPERALNLIKKDPDLLKEIVISAYLDGIISLGKAAEVLGVTREELIEEFKKRGIPIRAPDREDVLSEVDVITCL; from the coding sequence ATGGAGGAACTATGGATTGTCAAAGAGTTTGAAAAAGTTGCAGAAGTGATGCCTGAGAGGGCTCTAAACCTGATAAAGAAGGACCCCGACCTTTTAAAGGAGATAGTAATCTCAGCGTATCTTGATGGAATCATAAGTCTCGGAAAAGCCGCAGAGGTCCTCGGGGTAACGAGAGAGGAGCTTATAGAGGAGTTTAAAAAACGGGGAATCCCCATTAGAGCCCCTGACAGGGAAGACGTTCTCTCAGAAGTGGATGTCATAACGTGTTTGTAG
- a CDS encoding DUF3368 domain-containing protein: protein MLSDDYDARKKARLLGIKVSGTIGLLVLGVKRGVLTLEEGNGLLEKMIEKGFYSPVKRLEEVMPAFSP, encoded by the coding sequence TTGCTCAGCGATGATTACGACGCACGAAAGAAAGCGAGACTGCTCGGGATCAAAGTGTCGGGGACGATAGGCCTTCTCGTGCTTGGGGTCAAGAGAGGAGTTCTAACGTTGGAAGAAGGCAACGGGTTGCTGGAGAAAATGATTGAAAAGGGCTTCTACTCTCCCGTGAAAAGACTTGAAGAAGTTATGCCCGCTTTCTCACCTTGA
- the arcS gene encoding archaeosine synthase subunit alpha has protein sequence MEVIKHEGPGRLGLVRLGDYSFRTPALVGVDFTLSPFNSFFHPDKPGDYDFNLAPSIPLGFYTPAEVIEKALGRLWSVNYDGFNAFYLPALRRIEYLEEFFKIIERYNFEVVYLGNSKILVKEYRYFVKILRALRERFPNLIIIADLEPFFYPLAVYLGVDAFDTRSLKLYDFEGKGFTQYSPFLWGKEPNSLDFARETILLVRKALESGKLRYLVENLFYTQYHEGILRIADLEHPDYLEKYTPIQKETVYFISDASIRRPEVKRWHSRVLERFTPPRNTELVLLFPCSAKKPYSFSRSHTLYRRAVKEALGSGISKVHELILTSPFGVVPREWEWLAKYDIVVTGHWSEEEIKPAAELLAKTLDKYPKDVPIIAHLDEAYVEIAKLAGELSGREIIFTRVENGTTSKESLKSLTETLREFHLEGTKEDRTYRYFENIRKVFDFYFGAGAGEVVLPDNGHVKGSKMLRIFVENQQTGTFRDGVISVTPFGMQRIYDSLKAYWVKIDFDLRGDVFAVGVNEADEKIRPDDIVGVVRDDRVVGVGKAVLSGEEMVRAKKGVAVKVRKRA, from the coding sequence ATGGAAGTCATCAAACACGAAGGTCCTGGAAGGCTGGGGTTAGTCCGCTTAGGAGACTACTCCTTCAGAACCCCTGCCTTGGTCGGGGTAGACTTTACGCTCTCGCCCTTCAACTCCTTCTTCCATCCGGACAAACCTGGGGACTACGACTTCAACCTGGCCCCTTCAATCCCCCTCGGCTTTTACACTCCCGCTGAAGTCATCGAGAAGGCCCTCGGAAGGCTCTGGAGCGTTAACTATGACGGCTTCAACGCCTTCTACCTTCCAGCCCTGAGGAGAATCGAGTACCTCGAGGAGTTCTTCAAGATAATCGAGCGGTACAACTTCGAGGTGGTTTACCTCGGCAACTCCAAAATCCTCGTCAAGGAGTACCGCTACTTCGTTAAAATCCTCCGCGCGCTCCGCGAGAGGTTCCCCAACCTGATTATTATAGCAGACTTGGAGCCGTTCTTCTATCCGTTAGCAGTTTACCTCGGCGTTGACGCCTTCGACACGCGCTCGCTCAAGCTCTACGACTTCGAGGGCAAGGGATTCACCCAGTACAGCCCGTTCCTCTGGGGGAAGGAGCCGAACTCCCTTGACTTTGCAAGGGAGACGATACTCCTCGTGAGGAAGGCCCTTGAGAGCGGTAAGCTCCGCTACCTCGTGGAGAACCTGTTTTACACCCAGTACCACGAGGGAATACTCCGCATAGCGGATTTGGAGCACCCGGATTATCTTGAGAAGTACACGCCGATTCAGAAGGAGACGGTCTATTTCATCAGCGACGCCTCCATAAGGAGGCCCGAGGTCAAGCGCTGGCACTCCCGCGTCCTCGAGCGCTTCACCCCTCCAAGGAACACCGAGCTGGTCCTTCTCTTCCCATGCTCGGCCAAGAAGCCCTACTCCTTCTCAAGGAGCCACACGCTCTACCGCAGGGCTGTAAAAGAAGCTTTAGGCTCTGGAATCAGCAAAGTCCACGAGCTGATTCTCACTTCGCCCTTTGGCGTGGTTCCGAGGGAGTGGGAGTGGCTGGCAAAGTACGACATAGTTGTCACCGGCCACTGGAGCGAGGAGGAGATAAAGCCGGCGGCCGAGCTTTTGGCAAAGACCCTCGATAAGTACCCGAAGGACGTTCCGATAATAGCGCACCTCGATGAAGCCTACGTCGAGATAGCGAAGCTCGCAGGCGAGCTCTCGGGCAGGGAGATAATCTTCACCCGCGTTGAGAACGGAACGACGAGCAAGGAAAGCTTGAAATCCCTCACCGAGACCCTGAGGGAGTTCCACCTTGAGGGGACGAAGGAGGACAGGACGTACCGCTACTTCGAGAACATTAGGAAGGTCTTCGACTTCTACTTTGGCGCCGGCGCTGGCGAGGTGGTTCTTCCCGATAACGGCCACGTCAAGGGCTCAAAGATGCTCCGCATCTTCGTTGAAAACCAGCAGACGGGAACCTTCAGAGATGGCGTCATAAGCGTCACGCCCTTCGGAATGCAGAGGATTTACGACTCGCTCAAAGCCTACTGGGTGAAGATTGACTTCGACCTGCGCGGCGACGTCTTCGCGGTCGGAGTTAACGAGGCCGACGAGAAAATAAGGCCAGACGACATAGTCGGCGTCGTCCGCGACGATAGAGTTGTGGGCGTCGGAAAGGCCGTTCTCTCTGGGGAGGAAATGGTTAGGGCGAAGAAGGGCGTCGCCGTCAAGGTGAGAAAGCGGGCATAA
- a CDS encoding coiled-coil protein — MPTVKVDPEEIKRIKKEIEALEKERNEIRAKLEELEKELQSWIQKRDEKNREVQQLRQKGREYKAKRDEINAQIKQLKKNREEINAKLDLLYQEILEYRTKRDEYNQLRRLNMPAEKIKERIEKLEWELQTNPKITPEREKQIVDQIQVLATELEIIQQADRFHKKLVETRKKVDQLKKARRAISLEIQKLANQSQQFHEMMIKAFTQADEVKKEADEYHAKVVELREKVREVRRELRAIERKIREYDEKHKELIAYRLVAKMRARKDSSFEKAVEALEKFKRGEKLTLDELLLLQRYNLV, encoded by the coding sequence ATGCCAACGGTCAAAGTGGATCCAGAAGAGATAAAGAGAATCAAGAAGGAAATCGAGGCCCTTGAGAAGGAGAGGAACGAGATAAGGGCCAAGCTCGAGGAGCTTGAAAAAGAGCTCCAGAGCTGGATTCAAAAGAGGGACGAGAAAAACAGGGAGGTGCAGCAGCTCCGTCAGAAGGGCAGGGAGTACAAAGCTAAGAGGGATGAAATCAACGCCCAGATAAAACAGCTTAAGAAGAACCGTGAGGAGATCAACGCCAAGCTCGACCTCCTCTACCAGGAGATACTTGAGTACAGAACCAAGAGGGACGAGTACAACCAGCTCAGAAGGCTCAACATGCCTGCCGAGAAGATCAAGGAGAGAATCGAAAAGCTCGAATGGGAGCTCCAGACCAACCCCAAGATCACTCCAGAGAGGGAGAAGCAGATCGTCGATCAGATACAGGTTCTCGCGACCGAGCTCGAGATAATCCAGCAGGCGGATCGCTTCCACAAGAAGCTCGTTGAGACGAGGAAGAAGGTCGATCAGCTCAAGAAGGCCAGGAGGGCTATAAGCCTTGAGATACAGAAGCTGGCAAACCAGAGCCAGCAGTTCCACGAGATGATGATAAAGGCCTTTACCCAGGCGGACGAGGTCAAGAAAGAAGCCGACGAGTACCACGCCAAGGTCGTCGAGCTCCGTGAGAAGGTCAGGGAAGTAAGGCGGGAACTCCGGGCCATCGAGAGAAAGATCCGCGAGTACGACGAGAAACACAAGGAACTCATCGCCTACCGCCTCGTCGCCAAGATGCGTGCGAGGAAGGACAGCAGCTTTGAGAAGGCAGTCGAGGCCCTTGAGAAGTTCAAGCGCGGTGAGAAGCTCACCCTCGACGAGCTCCTCCTGCTCCAGCGCTACAACCTCGTGTGA
- a CDS encoding metallophosphoesterase family protein — MERKVLAVLLLGVFLLGTIAAGCLGGGGEKSQPTTSQQIGSSTTTTTHGTTTPTTSPTTTSASSATTTTTSSSERTTTTTTISSTTTTTATIPTTTTTTTTTPTPAAVKIDFSKFRKTGQVIGEWRTIFKGQPIYTVPGYFDLVKAYFPDAEVRDLSDYRWGIAVLPPELAVKELDGKRVRVEKVDYFGYVAYRNGYHFVGPDKGIIAVFNSEEGAKLILTGTSRAGVGLALRELSRIHSYSDVPSLYVLRSGQFEGLFLKEIGDVNWNGIVERTEFVEDYPLYYEEPFHYYWRVVKGENVTVSGGFIRLVNGSTVYIRALGFNVSVSVKPSGAELTYVIENINPAYVDYPKCAEVGETWIKLNSTSGFTLRPREVSNYTVFALGDHRPAHRNDPVPSVFLKIMDQVNNGSGAFVIDGGDLVYSGRLSEWVDLMKVWKWNKPVFLTPGNHEYQGEGKNIFHYLFGPDEDYSFVLGDYVYVFMNDVENGYTLSSHQWEALKAALEMANETGRRAVIVMHAPPYDPRPNGDHSMNHNSAEKLLALMREYNAFGIFSHIHLNWYGEHEGVQMIITGGAGAPLYVTDPNEGGFYGYAMLSMGPGGEIEVKLVRVE, encoded by the coding sequence GTGGAAAGAAAGGTGCTGGCGGTGCTCCTTTTGGGAGTTTTCCTTCTGGGAACGATCGCGGCCGGCTGCCTCGGCGGGGGCGGTGAAAAGAGCCAACCAACAACGAGCCAGCAGATTGGTTCTTCCACCACAACAACCACGCACGGAACCACAACTCCCACAACTTCTCCAACAACGACCTCGGCATCTTCAGCTACCACTACGACCACCTCCAGTTCTGAAAGGACAACGACCACCACAACAATATCGAGCACAACGACGACCACAGCCACCATTCCCACAACTACAACGACAACCACGACAACGCCAACACCGGCGGCCGTTAAGATAGACTTCTCCAAGTTCAGAAAGACCGGGCAGGTTATCGGTGAGTGGAGGACTATCTTCAAAGGCCAGCCGATCTACACCGTTCCAGGGTACTTCGATCTCGTCAAGGCGTACTTCCCGGACGCCGAGGTCAGGGACCTCTCCGACTACAGGTGGGGGATAGCGGTTCTCCCGCCGGAGCTGGCAGTTAAGGAGCTCGATGGAAAGAGGGTTAGGGTTGAGAAGGTTGACTACTTCGGCTACGTTGCTTACAGGAACGGCTACCACTTCGTTGGCCCTGACAAGGGAATTATAGCGGTCTTCAACTCCGAAGAGGGGGCGAAGCTCATCCTTACCGGAACGAGCAGGGCCGGCGTTGGTCTCGCCCTCAGAGAGCTCTCGCGGATTCATTCTTACTCAGACGTCCCAAGCCTCTACGTCCTCCGTTCCGGCCAGTTCGAGGGCCTCTTCCTCAAGGAGATCGGCGACGTGAACTGGAACGGTATCGTCGAGAGAACCGAGTTCGTTGAGGACTATCCTCTCTACTATGAGGAGCCCTTCCATTACTACTGGCGCGTCGTCAAAGGTGAAAACGTGACGGTCAGTGGGGGCTTCATAAGGCTTGTGAACGGATCCACCGTTTACATACGGGCACTCGGCTTCAACGTCAGCGTCTCGGTTAAGCCTTCCGGGGCCGAGCTTACCTACGTCATTGAGAACATCAACCCGGCCTACGTGGACTATCCTAAGTGCGCCGAGGTCGGAGAGACGTGGATAAAGCTCAACTCGACATCGGGCTTCACTCTGCGCCCGAGGGAGGTTTCTAACTACACCGTCTTCGCGCTGGGCGATCACAGACCGGCCCACAGGAACGACCCGGTTCCGAGTGTTTTCCTCAAGATAATGGATCAGGTTAACAACGGAAGCGGGGCCTTTGTGATCGACGGCGGTGATCTGGTCTATTCCGGCAGGCTTAGCGAGTGGGTCGACCTCATGAAGGTCTGGAAGTGGAACAAGCCCGTATTCCTGACCCCCGGCAACCACGAATACCAGGGCGAGGGCAAGAACATATTCCACTACCTCTTCGGTCCGGACGAGGACTACAGCTTCGTTCTCGGAGATTACGTCTACGTTTTCATGAATGACGTCGAGAACGGCTACACCCTCAGCTCACACCAGTGGGAGGCCCTCAAGGCCGCCCTTGAGATGGCCAACGAAACCGGAAGAAGGGCCGTTATCGTCATGCACGCTCCGCCCTACGATCCGAGGCCTAACGGGGATCACAGCATGAACCACAACTCCGCCGAGAAGCTCTTAGCTCTTATGAGGGAGTACAACGCGTTCGGAATTTTCAGCCACATCCACCTCAACTGGTATGGGGAGCATGAGGGTGTGCAGATGATCATAACAGGCGGTGCAGGGGCCCCTCTATACGTTACCGATCCGAACGAGGGGGGCTTTTACGGCTATGCGATGCTCTCGATGGGCCCCGGTGGGGAGATCGAGGTCAAACTCGTCAGGGTCGAGTGA
- a CDS encoding cupin domain-containing protein, producing MFVGHYLEVPEEETGFEGVTIRWLVYPKLGAKNFAMRYFVLKKDSEIPIHQHDWEHEIFILKGEGIITNGEEEHHVKAGNFLYVPPNEPHGYKALSETFEFLCLIPAKKEAIPEDKW from the coding sequence ATGTTCGTCGGACACTACCTTGAGGTCCCCGAGGAGGAGACGGGTTTTGAGGGCGTAACGATAAGGTGGCTCGTTTATCCCAAGCTTGGGGCAAAGAACTTCGCCATGCGCTACTTTGTCCTCAAAAAGGACTCGGAGATCCCGATACACCAGCACGACTGGGAGCATGAGATATTCATCCTGAAGGGAGAAGGGATAATCACCAACGGAGAGGAGGAGCACCACGTCAAGGCCGGAAATTTCCTCTACGTCCCGCCCAACGAGCCCCACGGCTACAAGGCTTTGAGCGAGACCTTCGAGTTCCTCTGCCTGATCCCAGCAAAGAAGGAAGCAATACCCGAGGACAAGTGGTGA
- a CDS encoding signal peptidase I: protein MTLLVAVLHFSFGFQYVVVLTDSMKPNINPGDLVVIYPSRDVHPGDVVLYRIELGGTEYRIIHRVVAIRTDQEGRIYYVTKGDNRKYTDPWRVYPDQVVGKLLFVIPYVGRLYYYLPLIITALILSLMAIIGYELVKILLEEEEKPSKGPAIVLRRSRDMYMLRRSRRPGRGRF from the coding sequence GTGACCCTTCTCGTCGCGGTTCTGCACTTCTCCTTCGGCTTCCAGTACGTTGTTGTTCTCACCGATTCCATGAAGCCGAATATAAACCCCGGTGACCTCGTTGTTATCTATCCATCCAGAGATGTCCACCCCGGGGACGTTGTCCTCTACCGCATCGAGCTCGGCGGAACAGAGTACCGTATAATTCACAGGGTCGTCGCAATCAGGACGGATCAGGAGGGGAGGATCTACTACGTGACCAAGGGCGACAACAGGAAGTACACCGATCCCTGGAGGGTTTATCCGGATCAGGTTGTTGGAAAGTTGCTCTTCGTGATCCCCTACGTTGGGAGACTTTACTACTACCTGCCCTTGATAATAACGGCCCTGATACTGAGTCTCATGGCCATCATCGGGTATGAGCTCGTTAAAATCCTGCTGGAAGAAGAGGAAAAACCGTCAAAGGGGCCTGCAATAGTCCTCAGGCGCTCCCGGGATATGTACATGCTCAGACGGTCGAGGCGGCCCGGGAGGGGACGGTTCTGA
- a CDS encoding tRNA (N(6)-L-threonylcarbamoyladenosine(37)-C(2))-methylthiotransferase has translation MVRVYVESYGCSRNRADGEIMEAILLRAGYELAEGPDKADYVVVNTCAVKDPTELKMVRRIRELLDSGKKVIATGCLVHVNPEAIDPRVSGILGVKSIDRIAEAISVAERGEKLISVEGWRERNPDKLELPRLWKPGVSFVVPISEGCLNACTYCATRFARGVLKSYKPELVIKWVREAVSRGYREIILSSEDTGCYGFDIGTNLAELLDEITAIEGDFRVRVGMMNPNHVLKFLDELIEAYQDEKIYKFLHLPVQSGDNEILRRMGRTYTVEEFEEIVNAFRKKIPDLNLNTDIIVGFPGESDEAFRNTVELVKRVKPDKINVSRYSARPGTIAARWKQLPGWLVKERSRELHRLRLAIAYEINRAYVGRTVEVLVHGPGKKGGIEGRTFNYKDIILDSGEAGGFVRVKVERATATYLLGKTE, from the coding sequence ATGGTGAGAGTTTACGTTGAGAGCTACGGCTGCTCAAGGAACAGGGCAGACGGCGAGATTATGGAAGCGATACTCCTGAGAGCCGGCTATGAGTTAGCCGAGGGCCCGGATAAGGCCGATTACGTCGTCGTCAACACCTGTGCAGTCAAAGACCCCACGGAGCTCAAGATGGTGAGGAGGATTAGGGAGCTCCTCGATTCTGGAAAGAAGGTAATCGCCACTGGATGTCTCGTTCACGTTAATCCCGAGGCAATAGACCCCCGCGTTTCAGGAATTTTGGGTGTCAAAAGCATAGACAGAATCGCCGAGGCGATAAGCGTGGCGGAACGTGGGGAGAAGTTGATAAGCGTTGAAGGCTGGCGCGAGAGAAATCCAGATAAGCTCGAACTCCCGAGGCTCTGGAAGCCCGGCGTTTCCTTCGTCGTCCCGATAAGTGAGGGCTGTCTGAACGCCTGCACCTACTGCGCGACACGCTTCGCGAGGGGTGTTTTGAAGAGCTACAAACCCGAACTCGTAATCAAATGGGTGAGGGAGGCCGTATCGAGGGGGTACAGGGAGATTATTCTATCGAGCGAGGACACCGGCTGCTACGGCTTTGATATCGGGACTAATCTGGCAGAGCTCCTCGACGAGATAACGGCCATTGAAGGCGACTTCCGCGTCAGGGTCGGCATGATGAACCCCAACCACGTTCTGAAGTTCCTCGACGAGCTGATCGAGGCCTATCAAGACGAGAAAATCTACAAGTTCCTGCATTTGCCAGTTCAGAGTGGAGATAACGAAATCCTTAGAAGAATGGGGAGAACATACACCGTCGAGGAGTTTGAGGAGATAGTTAATGCCTTCAGGAAGAAGATCCCGGACTTGAACCTCAACACTGATATCATAGTTGGCTTCCCCGGGGAGAGCGACGAAGCCTTCAGGAACACGGTTGAGCTTGTAAAGCGTGTTAAGCCGGACAAGATTAACGTCTCCCGCTACTCGGCAAGGCCGGGGACGATAGCGGCAAGGTGGAAGCAGTTGCCCGGCTGGCTCGTCAAGGAGCGTTCCCGCGAGCTTCACAGGCTCCGCCTCGCGATAGCATACGAGATAAACAGGGCCTACGTCGGCAGAACCGTTGAGGTTCTCGTTCACGGTCCGGGCAAGAAGGGTGGAATCGAGGGCAGGACGTTCAACTACAAGGATATAATCCTCGACTCGGGCGAGGCGGGGGGCTTCGTCAGGGTAAAGGTCGAGCGCGCCACCGCGACCTATCTGCTCGGCAAGACCGAATGA
- a CDS encoding CDP-2,3-bis-(O-geranylgeranyl)-sn-glycerol synthase: MGALSSMFWALWYILPAYFANASPVLLGGGRPIDGGRKWRDGNRILGDGKTWRGFLGGVSVGTLVGVLQYYLTPAFYGSLKTAVLLAFLLSFGALMGDLVGSFIKRRLNLPRGYPAVGLDQLGFLISALAFAYPVKTISSGQMLFLLIFTPLVHWGANYFAYKMGWKSVPW; this comes from the coding sequence ATGGGGGCACTCTCATCGATGTTCTGGGCCCTGTGGTACATCCTCCCGGCGTACTTCGCCAACGCTTCCCCCGTTCTGCTCGGGGGAGGCAGGCCAATAGACGGTGGAAGGAAGTGGCGTGACGGGAACAGAATTCTGGGAGATGGAAAGACGTGGAGGGGTTTCCTCGGCGGGGTTTCCGTCGGTACTCTTGTTGGAGTCCTTCAGTATTACCTAACCCCCGCCTTCTACGGTTCCCTGAAAACTGCCGTCCTTCTGGCGTTTCTGCTGTCCTTTGGTGCGCTCATGGGTGACCTAGTGGGGAGCTTCATAAAGAGACGTCTGAACCTCCCGAGAGGCTACCCGGCTGTTGGCCTCGACCAGCTGGGATTCCTGATAAGCGCGCTCGCCTTCGCTTATCCGGTGAAGACTATCTCATCCGGCCAGATGCTGTTCCTCCTGATATTCACACCGCTCGTCCACTGGGGTGCCAATTACTTCGCTTACAAAATGGGCTGGAAGAGCGTTCCATGGTAG
- the ttuA gene encoding tRNA-5-methyluridine(54) 2-sulfurtransferase, producing the protein MRCKFCEKPAFIKLHYPKMYLCEEHFKEYFERKVKRTIERYKMLKPDEKVLVVVSGGKDSAVTAYILKKLGYNIECLHINLGIGEYSEKSEEYAKKQCEALEVPLHIVRVKELFGKGIGEVRTRRPTCSYCGLTKRYIFNKFAYDNGFDAVATGHNLDDEASFIFSNMMHWNTQYLAKQGPVTPAQFNGKLVKKVKPLYEVTEREVVAYALANGIEYMMEECPYARGATTLEYKAILNEMEEKRPGTKINFVKGFLRKKHLFEAELHETELRECKVCGMPSSGEICSFCRFWGLKEPIDFKLHL; encoded by the coding sequence ATGAGATGCAAGTTCTGCGAAAAGCCTGCCTTCATAAAGCTTCACTACCCAAAAATGTACCTCTGCGAAGAGCACTTTAAAGAATACTTCGAAAGGAAGGTAAAGCGGACGATAGAGCGCTATAAAATGCTCAAACCGGACGAGAAAGTTCTTGTAGTGGTGAGCGGTGGAAAGGACTCGGCCGTCACCGCTTACATCCTCAAGAAACTCGGCTACAATATCGAGTGCCTCCACATAAACCTCGGCATCGGCGAGTACAGCGAGAAGAGCGAGGAGTACGCAAAGAAGCAGTGCGAAGCTTTGGAAGTTCCCCTCCACATCGTCCGAGTTAAAGAGCTCTTCGGGAAGGGAATCGGGGAAGTTAGGACGAGGAGGCCGACCTGCTCCTACTGCGGCTTAACGAAGCGCTACATCTTCAACAAGTTCGCCTACGATAACGGCTTTGATGCAGTTGCCACCGGCCACAACCTCGACGACGAGGCGAGCTTCATCTTCTCGAACATGATGCACTGGAACACGCAGTACTTAGCGAAGCAGGGGCCGGTAACACCGGCCCAGTTCAACGGGAAGCTTGTCAAGAAGGTCAAGCCCCTCTACGAGGTCACGGAGAGGGAAGTCGTTGCCTACGCCTTGGCAAATGGCATCGAGTACATGATGGAGGAGTGCCCCTATGCGAGGGGCGCTACAACGCTCGAGTACAAGGCGATACTCAACGAGATGGAGGAAAAGAGACCGGGGACGAAAATCAACTTCGTCAAGGGTTTCCTGAGAAAGAAACACCTGTTCGAGGCCGAGCTCCACGAGACCGAGCTGAGGGAGTGTAAAGTCTGCGGCATGCCTTCAAGTGGCGAGATTTGCTCGTTCTGCAGGTTCTGGGGACTTAAAGAGCCGATAGACTTTAAGTTACATTTATAA
- a CDS encoding DUF257 family protein produces MNVPTIMQDLWGSLRRGELVLVERTDAGDQYLDLHNIVTWGLEDEYNIVIVDILDSLHLLTAKARLAGIETDVLTKAEVIKIGGRTQTGNVIKTIEEISEPVILTKKFKDVYEQVLESRFPVLTIVLGLEKLLMASEFSSANVHALVKLMSQYVGDERRLTVYLVKTGIIGPERQSLTALLEDIATTVIRVSKKGKTTEFHVIKSVTPDLEDMVLRF; encoded by the coding sequence ATGAACGTCCCAACAATTATGCAGGACCTGTGGGGTTCTCTCAGGAGGGGTGAGCTAGTCCTCGTAGAGAGGACCGATGCTGGTGATCAGTATCTCGACCTGCATAACATAGTGACTTGGGGATTGGAAGATGAATATAATATCGTCATTGTGGACATCCTTGACTCCCTGCACCTTTTGACAGCCAAGGCCAGACTGGCCGGTATAGAAACTGATGTGCTAACCAAAGCTGAGGTAATAAAGATCGGAGGCAGAACGCAAACTGGCAACGTGATAAAGACCATCGAGGAGATCTCGGAGCCCGTAATACTGACGAAGAAATTCAAGGATGTCTACGAGCAGGTTCTTGAGTCCAGATTCCCGGTGCTCACCATAGTCCTCGGCCTAGAGAAGCTCCTTATGGCTTCAGAGTTCTCATCAGCAAACGTTCATGCACTGGTAAAACTGATGTCCCAATACGTCGGGGACGAAAGACGGCTGACCGTGTACCTTGTAAAAACTGGCATCATAGGACCCGAGAGACAGTCCTTAACTGCCCTTCTCGAAGACATAGCGACCACTGTGATAAGGGTATCAAAGAAGGGGAAGACAACGGAATTCCACGTCATCAAGTCCGTAACGCCCGACCTTGAGGATATGGTTCTCAGGTTCTGA